From a single Intestinibaculum porci genomic region:
- a CDS encoding Ig-like domain-containing protein: MKTGKTVTKIKTFKILKVKKGKSVKVKASLKGKIKVYRKIELESSSSKIVRVKGMKVKGLKKGKCTVYAYAQNGTCEH; the protein is encoded by the coding sequence GTGAAAACAGGAAAGACGGTGACGAAGATCAAGACGTTTAAAATACTGAAAGTTAAAAAAGGCAAGAGTGTGAAAGTGAAAGCCAGTCTGAAAGGAAAGATCAAAGTTTATCGTAAGATAGAACTGGAATCTTCTTCTAGTAAGATTGTACGGGTGAAAGGCATGAAGGTTAAAGGCTTAAAGAAAGGCAAATGCACTGTTTATGCGTATGCCCAAAACGGTACGTGTGAACATTAA